A window of Paraburkholderia sp. PGU19 genomic DNA:
GCGGTGGGGGCGGTGCGCCGCTGACCGACATCCCGGGCAAGCAGCGTATTCCCGACATCCGTATCGCCGACGCACGCGCCATCGGCGCGGACGTGGTCGCGGTCGGTTGCCCGAACTGTACGGCGATGCTCGAAGGCGTCGTGGGCCCTCGCCCCGACGTGCTTGACGTGGCCGAACTCGTTGCGGCTTCGCTGGAGTGATGCGATGAACACGATCAAACGAATCGATCCGCGCCGTCCGTTCATCATCACGCCCGCGGGCCTGAAGCGCATCACGCTCGGCGAGGAAGGCAGCGCCGATGCAAGCGCCGCGCAGTGGTCCGCGCAGGGCCATGGCACCGCGGCTGCGAAGCCGCGCCGCGCGGTGCAGGACCCGAAGCACGTGATGCTGGTGGTGGCGCATGCGGAGCGTAGCGCGCTCGACGATCATGCGCGACAGACGATCGCCGCCGCCGCGCTGCTCGCCGACGGGCAGACGCTAGTCGTGCTGCTGGCATTCGGCGAACTGAAGGACGACGTCGCAGAACTTGGCGTCGACAAGCTGATCGAGCTAGCCGGCTTCGACCGTCGTGCGTTTGCGCCCGAACGCGAATTGCAAGCGTTGCAAGCCTGTGCCGCGGCGCTCGCGCCGAAGCACGTGTTCGTGCCTGACAACGCGACCGGCGACGGCGATCTCGGTCGGCGTTACGCGGCGGCCGCCGGTGCGAGCGTCGCGACCCACGTGGTCGAGATCGACGGGAAGCATGTGGGCGCGTATGCGCAGGCCGGACGCGCATTCGCGACACGCGTGCTGCCCGACGTGATCCTGCTCGCGCAGAACTCGGTCGAGGCGAAGCTGCCGTTCGTCGGCGCGGGTGAATGCCTGGCCGGCGTGGGCGAACGCCTGTCCGCCGAACTCATCCGTCCGGCAGGTGACGCGGCGCAGTTGTACCGCGATCTCGGCCTGGAGGAAATCAACGCGGCGCAGGTCGCGCTGGAAGAGGCCGACTTCATCGTGTCGGCCGGCAACGGCGTGTCCGACATCGGTGCGTTCGAGCGGCTGGCCGGAGCGTTCGGCGCGGCGATCGGCGCGAGCCGCGTCGCGGTCGACAACGGCCACTTCACGCGCGACAAGCAGGTGGGTGCGACAGGCAAGACGGTCGAGGCGAGCGTGTACATCGCGTTCGGCATCTCGGGCGCGGTGCAGCATTTGCAGGGGATCAAGGACTGCCGCCACGTGATTGCCGTGAACCTCGACGGCAGCGCGCCGATCGCGAAGCGC
This region includes:
- a CDS encoding electron transfer flavoprotein subunit alpha/FixB family protein gives rise to the protein MNTIKRIDPRRPFIITPAGLKRITLGEEGSADASAAQWSAQGHGTAAAKPRRAVQDPKHVMLVVAHAERSALDDHARQTIAAAALLADGQTLVVLLAFGELKDDVAELGVDKLIELAGFDRRAFAPERELQALQACAAALAPKHVFVPDNATGDGDLGRRYAAAAGASVATHVVEIDGKHVGAYAQAGRAFATRVLPDVILLAQNSVEAKLPFVGAGECLAGVGERLSAELIRPAGDAAQLYRDLGLEEINAAQVALEEADFIVSAGNGVSDIGAFERLAGAFGAAIGASRVAVDNGHFTRDKQVGATGKTVEASVYIAFGISGAVQHLQGIKDCRHVIAVNLDGSAPIAKRANLTVVGDAQATIAALIEQVEAARGQTSSSRNAAKLEGVAA